In Marinobacter sp. F4206, a single genomic region encodes these proteins:
- a CDS encoding type IV pilin protein produces MKMQRGFTLIELMIVVAIIGIIAAIAYPSYRDSVTKTQRTDAKVTISKLSAAQERFYTRQAPATYAADFRTLLNDTSIASGTTTITSDEGYYNITLANSSCSETVGSNTVYTCFSLTAQPVAGGPQSDDTDCWKITQTQVGKSALNKAGTANDSCW; encoded by the coding sequence ATGAAAATGCAGCGCGGTTTTACCTTAATCGAACTGATGATCGTGGTGGCAATAATCGGCATTATTGCCGCCATCGCTTACCCGAGTTACCGGGATTCGGTTACAAAGACGCAGAGGACTGACGCAAAGGTCACGATATCAAAGTTGTCAGCTGCCCAGGAGCGGTTTTATACGCGCCAGGCGCCAGCGACCTATGCTGCGGATTTCCGGACATTACTAAACGATACTTCAATAGCTTCAGGTACCACCACGATCACCTCCGATGAGGGGTACTATAACATCACGCTGGCAAATAGCAGTTGCTCTGAGACTGTCGGCTCAAACACCGTTTACACATGTTTCAGCTTGACTGCGCAACCTGTAGCGGGTGGTCCGCAGTCGGACGACACTGACTGTTGGAAAATCACCCAGACACAGGTTGGCAAATCCGCTCTCAATAAAGCAGGCACCGCCAATGACTCCTGCTGGTAG
- a CDS encoding PAS domain-containing sensor histidine kinase, which translates to MAVEQASMMDASARTLSDEQQVKLFRIYNHYRLVVSLMLLGLLFVDPVNFDTRFRLLDYYQAGVAGYLGLNAFIAMIIFAGFKPSRRHITISILLDILVMHWLLFTSTGITNGLANLVIVSVAAGNILTPSRLGTFYAALAAICSLGISGWAVLTLGESGDDIVRAGSLGILYFAAAFALQYISRRMMRSEALASSRAQSIAELEQINQQIIQRMRTGILVLDRYGQIRLVNAAAEELLFGAPSSETGRPDTPRVLPQALKLGLECWIKDPTRRIEPFQPFQTSPVLQANFTQLDQNRGDQILVFIEDMSKVTQQAQQMKLASLGRLTAGIAHEIRNPLGAISHAAQLMEESPHLDQSDHQMLDIIRRHSRRVNGIVENVLDLSRRRAANTDLIEVRPWLEEFKADYLQTQDEESAQSMINLSVDSDVPFARFDKSQIEQVMVNLCDNGLRYSHQQTGERRISLHAGATVDGERAYVEVRDVGPGIAPEHHGSVFEPFFTTDKSGTGLGLYLARELCEANQAHLSLVEDDQPGCCFRITFAHPGRLI; encoded by the coding sequence ATGGCAGTAGAGCAAGCTTCAATGATGGATGCCAGCGCACGAACACTTTCAGACGAGCAGCAGGTAAAGCTGTTCCGCATTTATAATCACTATCGCCTAGTGGTCAGTCTGATGTTGTTGGGGCTACTGTTTGTCGACCCTGTTAATTTCGACACACGTTTTCGACTGTTGGACTACTATCAGGCGGGCGTCGCCGGCTACCTCGGCCTGAATGCCTTCATCGCCATGATTATCTTCGCCGGCTTCAAGCCGAGCCGGCGCCATATAACCATCTCGATTCTTCTCGACATCCTGGTGATGCACTGGCTGCTGTTCACCAGCACCGGTATCACCAACGGGCTCGCCAACCTCGTCATCGTCTCTGTTGCTGCAGGTAACATCCTGACGCCCAGCCGGCTGGGCACATTCTACGCTGCACTTGCCGCCATATGTTCACTCGGCATTTCCGGTTGGGCGGTTTTGACCCTGGGTGAGTCGGGGGATGACATCGTTCGCGCCGGCTCCCTGGGCATTCTCTACTTCGCAGCAGCATTTGCCCTGCAGTACATTTCCCGGCGCATGATGCGTAGCGAAGCGCTTGCCAGTAGTCGCGCGCAAAGCATCGCAGAACTCGAACAGATCAATCAGCAGATTATTCAGCGCATGCGAACCGGAATCCTGGTTCTGGACCGATACGGGCAGATTCGTCTGGTGAACGCCGCCGCAGAAGAACTCCTGTTTGGCGCACCATCTTCAGAAACCGGACGACCGGACACTCCTCGCGTTCTGCCCCAGGCCCTGAAACTCGGACTGGAATGCTGGATCAAAGATCCCACGCGCCGAATCGAGCCATTCCAGCCATTCCAGACCTCACCCGTTCTTCAAGCCAACTTCACGCAACTGGACCAGAATCGCGGTGACCAGATACTCGTGTTCATCGAGGATATGAGCAAGGTTACCCAGCAGGCACAGCAAATGAAACTGGCCTCGCTGGGACGCCTGACCGCTGGCATCGCCCACGAAATACGCAACCCCTTGGGTGCGATCAGCCATGCGGCGCAGCTCATGGAAGAATCCCCCCACCTGGACCAGAGCGACCACCAGATGCTGGATATTATCCGCCGCCACTCCCGGCGGGTGAACGGCATCGTTGAAAATGTTCTGGACCTCTCCCGCAGGCGCGCCGCCAATACCGATCTAATTGAGGTCCGGCCCTGGCTTGAGGAATTCAAGGCCGATTACCTGCAAACCCAGGATGAAGAATCCGCGCAATCCATGATCAACCTGAGCGTTGATTCGGATGTACCCTTCGCCAGGTTCGACAAGAGTCAGATCGAACAGGTCATGGTAAACCTTTGTGATAACGGACTGCGCTATAGCCACCAACAGACAGGGGAGCGGAGAATTTCACTCCATGCCGGGGCAACCGTGGATGGTGAACGGGCCTATGTTGAGGTCCGGGACGTCGGCCCGGGCATTGCCCCGGAGCATCACGGTTCCGTTTTCGAACCCTTTTTCACCACCGACAAGAGCGGAACCGGCCTCGGCCTTTATCTGGCCCGGGAACTGTGCGAGGCTAATCAGGCCCATCTCTCGCTGGTGGAAGACGACCAGCCAGGCTGCTGTTTCCGCATCACTTTTGCCCACCCCGGGCGACTGATCTGA
- a CDS encoding NAD+ synthase codes for MSVSGNASSPQTTPRKLRVVMAQLDFLVGDIPGNTDLIIQATRRALEEHQADIVVFPELCLTGYPPEDLLLRPSLEVRVHEALERLREEKLEPAIVIGAPLREGALLYNAAVVIENGVVTGRYFKRFPPNYQVFDEKRYFAEGRDVVTLDIQGVPVGITVCEDIWKDGPVEEAAAAGARLILNLNASPYDVDKQARRKALLERKSRENLVSIAYVNLVGGQDELVFDGGSMVFDHSGALAVEAPQFREGLFPVDFLCEHHCQPVSRPLPEEPSLEANVYSALVTGVRDYVNKNGFKSVVLGLSGGIDSAVTLAVAVDALGKDRVRAVMMPFRYTSSMSLEDAEAEAVALGVQYDVFSIEPMYDAFMETLSGPFEGTRPDTTEENLQARLRGVLLMSLSNKFGSLVLTTGNKSEMAVGYSTLYGDMAGGFDVLKDVPKTLVFRLASYRNTVSPVIPERVITRPPSAELAPDQKDEDSLPGYDILDQILNLYVERDFSADAIVEEGFDRVDVDRVIRLVDINEYKRRQAPIGVRITERGFGKDRRYPITNGWKSGK; via the coding sequence ATGTCCGTGTCCGGGAATGCATCTTCCCCTCAAACTACCCCCAGGAAATTGCGGGTCGTCATGGCCCAGCTCGATTTTTTGGTTGGGGACATCCCCGGGAATACTGACCTGATCATTCAGGCGACCCGGCGGGCGCTTGAGGAACATCAGGCGGATATCGTTGTGTTTCCGGAGTTATGTTTGACCGGGTATCCACCGGAAGATCTGTTGCTACGGCCAAGCCTGGAGGTTCGGGTCCATGAGGCGTTGGAAAGGCTGCGGGAAGAAAAACTTGAGCCTGCCATCGTGATCGGTGCCCCGTTACGCGAAGGTGCGCTCCTGTATAACGCTGCCGTTGTTATCGAAAACGGGGTCGTGACCGGGCGCTACTTCAAACGGTTCCCGCCCAACTACCAGGTCTTTGACGAGAAACGATACTTCGCCGAGGGCCGGGATGTGGTGACTCTGGATATCCAGGGTGTGCCGGTGGGTATTACGGTGTGCGAGGACATCTGGAAGGACGGTCCGGTCGAGGAGGCGGCGGCTGCCGGTGCGCGCCTCATTCTGAATCTGAACGCTTCTCCCTACGACGTCGACAAGCAGGCTCGTCGCAAAGCTCTGCTGGAGCGCAAATCCCGGGAAAATCTTGTGAGTATTGCCTATGTGAACCTGGTCGGAGGGCAGGATGAACTGGTCTTCGACGGCGGCTCCATGGTGTTTGATCACTCGGGTGCGCTTGCGGTTGAAGCACCGCAGTTTCGGGAAGGGTTGTTCCCGGTCGATTTCCTTTGTGAACACCATTGCCAGCCGGTTTCCCGCCCTTTGCCCGAGGAGCCTTCTCTCGAAGCCAACGTTTACAGTGCCCTTGTGACCGGCGTTCGTGACTATGTGAACAAGAACGGCTTTAAATCGGTGGTGCTCGGGCTCTCGGGTGGTATTGATTCCGCCGTTACCCTGGCGGTGGCTGTGGATGCACTTGGCAAGGACCGGGTCAGGGCCGTCATGATGCCGTTCCGGTATACCTCCAGCATGAGCCTCGAGGACGCCGAAGCCGAGGCCGTGGCTTTGGGGGTGCAATACGACGTGTTTTCCATCGAACCCATGTACGACGCCTTTATGGAGACCCTGTCCGGCCCCTTTGAAGGCACCCGTCCGGATACCACGGAGGAAAACCTTCAGGCACGTTTGCGTGGCGTGCTGCTAATGTCTCTCTCCAACAAGTTCGGCTCGCTGGTCCTCACCACGGGCAACAAGAGTGAGATGGCAGTGGGGTATTCAACGCTCTACGGGGACATGGCCGGTGGGTTTGATGTCCTCAAGGATGTTCCCAAGACCCTGGTATTTCGCCTCGCAAGCTATCGAAATACCGTGTCTCCGGTTATCCCGGAGCGCGTCATTACCCGTCCGCCGTCGGCAGAACTGGCCCCGGACCAGAAGGATGAGGACAGCCTGCCGGGCTACGACATCCTTGACCAGATCCTGAATCTATACGTGGAGCGGGACTTCAGTGCCGACGCCATTGTTGAGGAAGGCTTTGATCGCGTCGATGTGGACAGGGTTATCCGTTTGGTGGATATCAACGAGTACAAGCGTCGCCAGGCACCGATTGGCGTCAGAATTACAGAGCGGGGGTTCGGGAAGGATCGCCGCTATCCCATCACCAACGGCTGGAAAAGCGGCAAATGA
- a CDS encoding outer membrane protein assembly factor BamD, which produces MRSVVRLLLLTTLVVLVSACASNREEEVLPEKTYYDNAREAMTSGNFNEAEENLDSLETYYPFGRYAEQAQLDLIYARYQNLDLEGARAAADRFLRLNPQSDHADYALYMRGLASYNLDIGLAARYFPIDVAARDPGEQSQAFRDFSELLNRYPDSQYIADARQRMIAIRNRMAQLEVFAARYYIKREAYVAANNRARYVVENYPTSPVVEEALIILAETYRFLDLKKGAEDAIALLRTNFPNSEAFNADGEYVANVLKGENRSLSSVVTFGLMGDE; this is translated from the coding sequence ATGAGATCAGTTGTCCGTTTACTCCTACTGACCACACTGGTGGTATTGGTCAGTGCCTGCGCCTCCAACCGGGAGGAAGAAGTACTGCCGGAGAAAACCTATTACGACAACGCCCGAGAGGCGATGACCTCCGGCAACTTCAACGAAGCCGAAGAAAATCTGGACTCTCTCGAGACCTACTACCCGTTCGGCCGCTACGCCGAACAGGCCCAGCTTGATCTGATCTACGCCCGCTATCAGAACCTCGACCTCGAAGGCGCACGCGCCGCTGCAGATCGGTTTTTGCGGCTTAACCCCCAGAGTGACCACGCGGACTATGCGCTTTACATGCGCGGCCTCGCTTCCTACAACCTGGATATCGGCCTGGCAGCGCGCTATTTCCCCATTGACGTCGCGGCACGGGACCCCGGTGAGCAAAGCCAGGCCTTCCGGGACTTCTCCGAATTGCTGAACCGTTATCCGGACAGCCAGTACATTGCCGATGCCCGCCAGCGCATGATTGCTATCCGCAACCGCATGGCCCAACTGGAGGTATTCGCCGCACGTTACTACATCAAACGCGAGGCCTACGTCGCTGCCAACAATCGGGCCCGCTATGTGGTGGAAAACTACCCGACCTCCCCGGTAGTTGAAGAGGCGCTGATCATCCTGGCGGAGACCTACCGCTTTCTGGATCTCAAGAAAGGCGCCGAGGATGCGATTGCCCTGCTGCGTACCAACTTCCCCAACAGCGAAGCGTTCAATGCTGACGGGGAGTATGTAGCCAACGTGCTGAAGGGCGAGAACCGATCCCTGTCCAGCGTCGTCACGTTCGGGCTGATGGGCGACGAGTAA
- a CDS encoding sigma-54 dependent transcriptional regulator, translating into MTTHTALIVDDEPDIRDLLEITLTRMGIKALTAPDLGSARKLLEEHTFHLCLTDMNLPDGNGIELVQWIQQHASSTPVAVITAYGNMDTAIESLKAGAFDFVSKPVELPRLRELVHSALKLSQPKAEQDNGDDEPGLLLGNSPQIRKLRNQTRKLARSQAPVFISGESGSGKELVARMIHLQGPRQDGPFIAVNCGAIPSELMESEFFGHKKGSFTGAVENKDGLFRSANGGTLFLDEVADLPLAMQVKLLRAIQEKAVRPVGDTKEVPVDIRVLSATHKNLPELVQQGNFRQDLFYRINVIELAVPPLRDRVDDIALLAQHILERIAREYECDPATLTPKALERLQGYDFPGNVRELENALERAFTLCDEDTIDANDLHLGNGVQPLVSASDVNSTQATDVEAISVPEGEIDLEGYLETIERQTIEKALEATRWNKTAAAKRLGISFRALRYRLKKLGME; encoded by the coding sequence ATGACTACTCACACTGCGCTGATTGTTGACGACGAACCGGATATTCGGGACCTGCTGGAGATCACGCTCACGCGTATGGGCATCAAGGCCCTGACCGCCCCAGATCTGGGTAGCGCCCGAAAACTCCTGGAAGAGCACACTTTCCACCTTTGCCTTACCGATATGAACCTGCCTGATGGTAACGGCATCGAGCTTGTGCAGTGGATTCAGCAGCACGCATCATCAACGCCGGTTGCTGTCATCACCGCCTACGGCAATATGGATACCGCCATTGAATCCCTCAAAGCGGGCGCGTTCGATTTTGTCTCCAAGCCTGTGGAACTGCCACGACTTCGGGAGCTGGTACACAGTGCACTGAAACTGTCTCAGCCCAAGGCCGAACAGGACAATGGCGACGATGAGCCCGGTCTCTTGCTGGGCAATTCCCCCCAGATTCGAAAGCTGCGGAACCAGACGCGGAAACTGGCCAGGAGCCAGGCCCCGGTGTTCATCAGCGGGGAATCAGGCAGCGGAAAGGAGCTGGTTGCCAGGATGATCCATCTTCAGGGCCCCCGCCAGGATGGGCCCTTCATTGCCGTCAACTGCGGCGCTATTCCGTCAGAGCTCATGGAAAGTGAGTTTTTCGGCCACAAGAAGGGCAGCTTCACCGGCGCGGTTGAAAACAAGGACGGCCTGTTCCGCTCTGCCAACGGTGGCACGCTCTTTCTTGACGAAGTGGCAGACCTGCCACTTGCCATGCAGGTAAAGCTCCTACGGGCCATTCAGGAAAAAGCTGTAAGACCCGTGGGTGACACCAAGGAAGTGCCAGTAGATATCCGGGTGCTAAGTGCCACCCATAAGAACCTGCCAGAACTGGTTCAGCAAGGAAACTTCCGCCAGGACCTGTTTTACCGCATTAACGTCATTGAGCTTGCGGTACCGCCGCTTCGGGACCGGGTCGATGATATTGCCTTGCTGGCCCAACACATCCTCGAACGGATCGCACGGGAATATGAGTGCGACCCAGCCACGTTGACCCCTAAAGCCCTTGAGCGGTTGCAGGGCTACGACTTCCCCGGCAACGTCCGGGAGCTTGAAAACGCCCTGGAACGTGCTTTTACCTTGTGCGATGAAGACACGATCGATGCGAATGATCTGCACCTGGGGAACGGCGTGCAGCCTTTGGTATCGGCATCGGACGTTAATTCAACACAGGCAACCGACGTAGAGGCTATTTCGGTACCCGAGGGTGAAATAGATCTGGAAGGCTACCTGGAAACCATCGAACGGCAGACCATTGAAAAGGCGCTAGAGGCGACCCGCTGGAACAAGACCGCCGCAGCCAAACGGCTGGGCATCAGTTTTCGTGCGCTGCGGTATCGATTGAAAAAGTTGGGGATGGAGTAA
- a CDS encoding GspH/FimT family pseudopilin codes for MAIYQRAQGGFTLLELLISTSILTIVISLTAPSIASVIGANQLESTSNLIQRTISLTRSESVKRGHRVVMCLSDQKNKCNPSRPIQLIVFADEDRTGIPSSSADLIKLVTLDHPTVLTSYNRPFLAFSPIGYAAGTNGTFKTCHRNGDGELIIVSTLGRTRKAVDYDGDGLVEKTPGNPISC; via the coding sequence ATGGCCATATATCAGCGTGCCCAGGGCGGCTTCACGCTTCTCGAGCTATTGATTTCAACAAGCATATTAACGATTGTCATTTCGCTTACAGCGCCCTCAATCGCCTCCGTTATTGGCGCAAATCAGCTTGAATCCACCTCGAACCTGATTCAAAGGACGATTTCATTAACCCGATCAGAATCAGTGAAACGGGGACACCGCGTGGTTATGTGTCTTAGCGATCAAAAAAACAAATGCAACCCATCGCGCCCGATTCAACTCATCGTTTTTGCTGATGAGGACAGAACAGGTATTCCCTCGTCCAGCGCAGATCTGATCAAACTGGTAACGCTGGATCATCCCACTGTACTTACCTCTTACAACCGCCCGTTCCTCGCATTCTCCCCGATCGGCTACGCTGCCGGCACCAATGGAACGTTCAAGACCTGTCATCGTAATGGTGACGGCGAGCTTATCATCGTTTCCACACTCGGCAGAACCAGAAAGGCCGTCGACTATGACGGCGACGGCCTCGTTGAGAAAACACCTGGGAACCCAATCAGTTGCTGA